A stretch of the Rhinoderma darwinii isolate aRhiDar2 chromosome 3, aRhiDar2.hap1, whole genome shotgun sequence genome encodes the following:
- the ENTPD4 gene encoding ectonucleoside triphosphate diphosphohydrolase 4 isoform X1, with protein sequence MGRLSISCLLPASWHFSISPGGCPRALNTTLRQLVIIGAVVGILFFLIYSLLLVRTKYSRSQRDRNFHRYLARVTDMDATDTGNPNINYGVVVDCGSSGSRIFVYCWPRHNGNPHDLLDIKQMRDQNRKTVVMKIKPGISELATTPEKASDYISPLLNFAASHIPREKHKETPLYILCTAGLRILTESQQEAILEDLRTDIPVHYDFLFSDSHAEVISGKQEGVYAWIGINFVLGRFDHIEDEDEAVVEVNVPGSDKKDAILRKRTAGILDMGGVSTQIAYEVPKSVSFASSQQEEMAKNLLAEFNLGCDAHETQHVYRVYVATFLGFGGNAARQRYEEYIFSSTMEKNRLLGKKVGLTQDVPYLDPCLPLDIPDKMKQGGQTMFLRGTGDFHLCRRIIQPLMNLSNETQTTLNGVYQPPLPYHNSEFYGFSEFYYCTEDVLRMGGDYNSARFLRAAKDYCATKWSVLKERFDRGLYASHADLHRLKYQCFKSGWMYEVFHTGFSFPSNYSNLKTVLQVYDKEVQWTLGAILYRTRFLPLRDIQQEQFRGSHPHWRGASFVNNHYLFLVCFLVVSLSIMLYLLRLRRIHHRMQRNTSSSALWVEQGLQPSGIPNPL encoded by the exons ATGGGAAG GCTAAGCATATCCTGCCTACTCCCCGCATCCTGGCACTTTAGCATTTCACCTGGTGGGTGCCCTCGAGCCCTGAATACCACTCTGCGACAGCTAGTGATTATTGGCGCTGTGGTTGGCATCCTATTCTTTCTGATCTACTCTCTACTATTGGTCAGGACTAAGTACAGTCGTTCGCAGCGAGACCGAAACTTTCACAG GTACTTGGCTCGCGTTACTGACATGGATGCCACTGATACAGGCAACCCCAATATTAACTATGGAGTGGTGGTGGACTGTGGCAGCAGCGGATCACGGATATTTGTATACTGCTGGCCCCGGCATAATGGCAACCCACATGACCTGCTGGATATCAAACAAATGAGAGACCAGAACAGAAAGACTGTGGTGATGAAGATCAAACCAG GTATTTCAGAGCTTGCCACTACGCCAGAGAAAGCCAGCGACTACATCTCTCCATTGCTGAACTTCGCTGCTAGCCACATCCCTAGGGAAAAGCACAaagagacccccctatatattctGTGTACAGCGGGGCTGCGGATCCTGACCGAGAG CCAGCAGGAGGCCATACTTGAAGATCTACGGACAGATATCCCAGTACACTATGACTTTCTTTTCTCCGACTCCCACGCGGAAGTCATCTCAGGAAAGCAGGAAG GAGTCTACGCCTGGATTGGCATCAATTTTGTTCTCGGTCGCTTTGATCACATAGAAGATG AGGATGAAGCCGTAGTGGAGGTAAATGTACCCGGCAGCGATAAAAAGGATGCCATATTACGCAAGCGTACAGCTGGCATTTTGGACATGGGTGGAGTCTCCACTCAGATCGCATATGAAGTACCTAAAAGTGTAAGCTTTGCCTCCTCTCAGCAG GAAGAAATGGCTAAGAACCTGCTGGCAGAGTTCAACCTTGGCTGTGATGCCCACGAGACCCAGCACGTGTACAGGGTTTACGTGGCCACTTTCCTAGGATTTGGGGGCAATGCTGCTAGACAGAGATATGAGGAATACATCTTCTCCAGCACGATGGAAAAGAACAG ACTTCTAGGGAAGAAAGTTGGGCTGACTCAAGATGTGCCCTACCTTGACCCGTGCCTTCCTTTGGACATCCCAGATAAAATGAAGCAGGGGGGGCAGACCATGTTTTTACGTGGCACAGGTGACTTTCACCTCTGCCGTCGGATCATCCAGCCTCTAATGAACTTGTCCAACGAGACACAGACCACCTTAAACGGCGTTTACCAGCCTCCGCTGCCCTATCACAACAGCGAGTTCTATGGCTTCTCAGAGTTTTACTACTGCACAGAGGATGTACTGCGTATGGGGGGTGACTACAACTCCGCTCGTTTCTTACGTGCTGCAAAG GATTACTGTGCCACCAAATGGTCAGTTTTAAAGGAGCGGTTTGATCGTGGCCTGTACGCATCACATGCTGACCTGCATCGGCTTAA gTACCAGTGCTTTAAATCTGGCTGGATGTATGAGGTTTTCCATACAGGCTTCTCATTCCCATCCAATTACAGCAATCTCAAAACTGTCCTGCAAGTGTATGATAAGGAGGTTCAATGGACGCTTGGAGCAATATTATACCGGACTAGATTCTTGCCATTGAG AGACATCCAGCAGGAGCAGTTCCGTGGTAGTCACCCTCACTGGCGAGGAGCATCATTTGTGAACAACCATTATCTGTTTTTGGTTTGTTTCCTGGTGGTCTCGCTCTCCATCATGTTATATCTGCTGAGGCTCCGACGGATCCACCACCGCATGCAGAGGAACACGTCATCTTCTGCCCTGTGGGTGGAGCAAGGGTTACAGCCGTCTGGGATTCCCAACCCCTTGTAA
- the ENTPD4 gene encoding ectonucleoside triphosphate diphosphohydrolase 4 isoform X3 has protein sequence MGRLSISCLLPASWHFSISPGGCPRALNTTLRQLVIIGAVVGILFFLIYSLLLVRTKYSRSQRDRNFHRYLARVTDMDATDTGNPNINYGVVVDCGSSGSRIFVYCWPRHNGNPHDLLDIKQMRDQNRKTVVMKIKPGISELATTPEKASDYISPLLNFAASHIPREKHKETPLYILCTAGLRILTESQQEAILEDLRTDIPVHYDFLFSDSHAEVISGKQEGVYAWIGINFVLGRFDHIEDEDEAVVEVNVPGSDKKDAILRKRTAGILDMGGVSTQIAYEVPKSEEMAKNLLAEFNLGCDAHETQHVYRVYVATFLGFGGNAARQRYEEYIFSSTMEKNRLLGKKVGLTQDVPYLDPCLPLDIPDKMKQGGQTMFLRGTGDFHLCRRIIQPLMNLSNETQTTLNGVYQPPLPYHNSEFYGFSEFYYCTEDVLRMGGDYNSARFLRAAKDYCATKWSVLKERFDRGLYASHADLHRLKYQCFKSGWMYEVFHTGFSFPSNYSNLKTVLQVYDKEVQWTLGAILYRTRFLPLRDIQQEQFRGSHPHWRGASFVNNHYLFLVCFLVVSLSIMLYLLRLRRIHHRMQRNTSSSALWVEQGLQPSGIPNPL, from the exons ATGGGAAG GCTAAGCATATCCTGCCTACTCCCCGCATCCTGGCACTTTAGCATTTCACCTGGTGGGTGCCCTCGAGCCCTGAATACCACTCTGCGACAGCTAGTGATTATTGGCGCTGTGGTTGGCATCCTATTCTTTCTGATCTACTCTCTACTATTGGTCAGGACTAAGTACAGTCGTTCGCAGCGAGACCGAAACTTTCACAG GTACTTGGCTCGCGTTACTGACATGGATGCCACTGATACAGGCAACCCCAATATTAACTATGGAGTGGTGGTGGACTGTGGCAGCAGCGGATCACGGATATTTGTATACTGCTGGCCCCGGCATAATGGCAACCCACATGACCTGCTGGATATCAAACAAATGAGAGACCAGAACAGAAAGACTGTGGTGATGAAGATCAAACCAG GTATTTCAGAGCTTGCCACTACGCCAGAGAAAGCCAGCGACTACATCTCTCCATTGCTGAACTTCGCTGCTAGCCACATCCCTAGGGAAAAGCACAaagagacccccctatatattctGTGTACAGCGGGGCTGCGGATCCTGACCGAGAG CCAGCAGGAGGCCATACTTGAAGATCTACGGACAGATATCCCAGTACACTATGACTTTCTTTTCTCCGACTCCCACGCGGAAGTCATCTCAGGAAAGCAGGAAG GAGTCTACGCCTGGATTGGCATCAATTTTGTTCTCGGTCGCTTTGATCACATAGAAGATG AGGATGAAGCCGTAGTGGAGGTAAATGTACCCGGCAGCGATAAAAAGGATGCCATATTACGCAAGCGTACAGCTGGCATTTTGGACATGGGTGGAGTCTCCACTCAGATCGCATATGAAGTACCTAAAAGT GAAGAAATGGCTAAGAACCTGCTGGCAGAGTTCAACCTTGGCTGTGATGCCCACGAGACCCAGCACGTGTACAGGGTTTACGTGGCCACTTTCCTAGGATTTGGGGGCAATGCTGCTAGACAGAGATATGAGGAATACATCTTCTCCAGCACGATGGAAAAGAACAG ACTTCTAGGGAAGAAAGTTGGGCTGACTCAAGATGTGCCCTACCTTGACCCGTGCCTTCCTTTGGACATCCCAGATAAAATGAAGCAGGGGGGGCAGACCATGTTTTTACGTGGCACAGGTGACTTTCACCTCTGCCGTCGGATCATCCAGCCTCTAATGAACTTGTCCAACGAGACACAGACCACCTTAAACGGCGTTTACCAGCCTCCGCTGCCCTATCACAACAGCGAGTTCTATGGCTTCTCAGAGTTTTACTACTGCACAGAGGATGTACTGCGTATGGGGGGTGACTACAACTCCGCTCGTTTCTTACGTGCTGCAAAG GATTACTGTGCCACCAAATGGTCAGTTTTAAAGGAGCGGTTTGATCGTGGCCTGTACGCATCACATGCTGACCTGCATCGGCTTAA gTACCAGTGCTTTAAATCTGGCTGGATGTATGAGGTTTTCCATACAGGCTTCTCATTCCCATCCAATTACAGCAATCTCAAAACTGTCCTGCAAGTGTATGATAAGGAGGTTCAATGGACGCTTGGAGCAATATTATACCGGACTAGATTCTTGCCATTGAG AGACATCCAGCAGGAGCAGTTCCGTGGTAGTCACCCTCACTGGCGAGGAGCATCATTTGTGAACAACCATTATCTGTTTTTGGTTTGTTTCCTGGTGGTCTCGCTCTCCATCATGTTATATCTGCTGAGGCTCCGACGGATCCACCACCGCATGCAGAGGAACACGTCATCTTCTGCCCTGTGGGTGGAGCAAGGGTTACAGCCGTCTGGGATTCCCAACCCCTTGTAA
- the ENTPD4 gene encoding ectonucleoside triphosphate diphosphohydrolase 4 isoform X2 translates to MGRLSISCLLPASWHFSISPGGCPRALNTTLRQLVIIGAVVGILFFLIYSLLLVRTKYSRSQRDRNFHRYLARVTDMDATDTGNPNINYGVVVDCGSSGSRIFVYCWPRHNGNPHDLLDIKQMRDQNRKTVVMKIKPELATTPEKASDYISPLLNFAASHIPREKHKETPLYILCTAGLRILTESQQEAILEDLRTDIPVHYDFLFSDSHAEVISGKQEGVYAWIGINFVLGRFDHIEDEDEAVVEVNVPGSDKKDAILRKRTAGILDMGGVSTQIAYEVPKSVSFASSQQEEMAKNLLAEFNLGCDAHETQHVYRVYVATFLGFGGNAARQRYEEYIFSSTMEKNRLLGKKVGLTQDVPYLDPCLPLDIPDKMKQGGQTMFLRGTGDFHLCRRIIQPLMNLSNETQTTLNGVYQPPLPYHNSEFYGFSEFYYCTEDVLRMGGDYNSARFLRAAKDYCATKWSVLKERFDRGLYASHADLHRLKYQCFKSGWMYEVFHTGFSFPSNYSNLKTVLQVYDKEVQWTLGAILYRTRFLPLRDIQQEQFRGSHPHWRGASFVNNHYLFLVCFLVVSLSIMLYLLRLRRIHHRMQRNTSSSALWVEQGLQPSGIPNPL, encoded by the exons ATGGGAAG GCTAAGCATATCCTGCCTACTCCCCGCATCCTGGCACTTTAGCATTTCACCTGGTGGGTGCCCTCGAGCCCTGAATACCACTCTGCGACAGCTAGTGATTATTGGCGCTGTGGTTGGCATCCTATTCTTTCTGATCTACTCTCTACTATTGGTCAGGACTAAGTACAGTCGTTCGCAGCGAGACCGAAACTTTCACAG GTACTTGGCTCGCGTTACTGACATGGATGCCACTGATACAGGCAACCCCAATATTAACTATGGAGTGGTGGTGGACTGTGGCAGCAGCGGATCACGGATATTTGTATACTGCTGGCCCCGGCATAATGGCAACCCACATGACCTGCTGGATATCAAACAAATGAGAGACCAGAACAGAAAGACTGTGGTGATGAAGATCAAACCAG AGCTTGCCACTACGCCAGAGAAAGCCAGCGACTACATCTCTCCATTGCTGAACTTCGCTGCTAGCCACATCCCTAGGGAAAAGCACAaagagacccccctatatattctGTGTACAGCGGGGCTGCGGATCCTGACCGAGAG CCAGCAGGAGGCCATACTTGAAGATCTACGGACAGATATCCCAGTACACTATGACTTTCTTTTCTCCGACTCCCACGCGGAAGTCATCTCAGGAAAGCAGGAAG GAGTCTACGCCTGGATTGGCATCAATTTTGTTCTCGGTCGCTTTGATCACATAGAAGATG AGGATGAAGCCGTAGTGGAGGTAAATGTACCCGGCAGCGATAAAAAGGATGCCATATTACGCAAGCGTACAGCTGGCATTTTGGACATGGGTGGAGTCTCCACTCAGATCGCATATGAAGTACCTAAAAGTGTAAGCTTTGCCTCCTCTCAGCAG GAAGAAATGGCTAAGAACCTGCTGGCAGAGTTCAACCTTGGCTGTGATGCCCACGAGACCCAGCACGTGTACAGGGTTTACGTGGCCACTTTCCTAGGATTTGGGGGCAATGCTGCTAGACAGAGATATGAGGAATACATCTTCTCCAGCACGATGGAAAAGAACAG ACTTCTAGGGAAGAAAGTTGGGCTGACTCAAGATGTGCCCTACCTTGACCCGTGCCTTCCTTTGGACATCCCAGATAAAATGAAGCAGGGGGGGCAGACCATGTTTTTACGTGGCACAGGTGACTTTCACCTCTGCCGTCGGATCATCCAGCCTCTAATGAACTTGTCCAACGAGACACAGACCACCTTAAACGGCGTTTACCAGCCTCCGCTGCCCTATCACAACAGCGAGTTCTATGGCTTCTCAGAGTTTTACTACTGCACAGAGGATGTACTGCGTATGGGGGGTGACTACAACTCCGCTCGTTTCTTACGTGCTGCAAAG GATTACTGTGCCACCAAATGGTCAGTTTTAAAGGAGCGGTTTGATCGTGGCCTGTACGCATCACATGCTGACCTGCATCGGCTTAA gTACCAGTGCTTTAAATCTGGCTGGATGTATGAGGTTTTCCATACAGGCTTCTCATTCCCATCCAATTACAGCAATCTCAAAACTGTCCTGCAAGTGTATGATAAGGAGGTTCAATGGACGCTTGGAGCAATATTATACCGGACTAGATTCTTGCCATTGAG AGACATCCAGCAGGAGCAGTTCCGTGGTAGTCACCCTCACTGGCGAGGAGCATCATTTGTGAACAACCATTATCTGTTTTTGGTTTGTTTCCTGGTGGTCTCGCTCTCCATCATGTTATATCTGCTGAGGCTCCGACGGATCCACCACCGCATGCAGAGGAACACGTCATCTTCTGCCCTGTGGGTGGAGCAAGGGTTACAGCCGTCTGGGATTCCCAACCCCTTGTAA